Proteins from one Bacteroides zhangwenhongii genomic window:
- a CDS encoding NAD(P)-dependent oxidoreductase, producing MKNVVLIGASGFVGTAILSELLNRGNKVTAVVRNPEKITISNSNLSVVKADVSDVETITATCKDKDIVISAYNPGWTNPNIYEETLKNYPLILKAVKQAGIKRLLCVGGAGTLFCAPGLRVVDSGAIPAEIMGGVKSLGEFYLNTLCNEKEIDWVFFSPAGTLEPGQRTGKFRLGKDDLIVDENGNSHISVEDYAVAMVDEMEQANHHWERFTIGY from the coding sequence ATGAAAAATGTAGTATTGATTGGAGCAAGCGGTTTTGTTGGAACTGCAATCCTTAGTGAGTTATTAAACAGAGGTAACAAAGTTACAGCAGTAGTTCGTAATCCCGAAAAGATTACAATTAGCAACAGTAATTTATCAGTAGTTAAGGCAGATGTATCTGATGTGGAAACAATAACTGCCACTTGTAAGGATAAAGATATTGTTATCAGCGCTTATAATCCCGGCTGGACAAACCCCAATATTTACGAAGAGACGTTGAAAAACTATCCATTAATCCTCAAAGCAGTAAAGCAAGCAGGCATTAAGCGGTTGTTGTGTGTCGGTGGTGCAGGTACTTTGTTTTGCGCTCCGGGGCTTAGAGTAGTGGATTCGGGTGCAATACCTGCTGAAATTATGGGCGGTGTGAAGTCTTTAGGTGAATTCTACCTAAATACATTGTGCAATGAAAAAGAAATTGACTGGGTGTTTTTCTCACCTGCCGGAACTCTTGAACCGGGACAACGTACAGGAAAATTCCGTTTGGGAAAGGACGACCTTATTGTTGATGAAAACGGAAACAGCCACATTTCAGTAGAAGATTATGCAGTTGCAATGGTAGATGAAATGGAACAGGCAAATCATCACTGGGAGCGTTTTACCATCGGTTACTAA
- a CDS encoding pyridoxamine 5'-phosphate oxidase family protein, with product MENALSFLSEHKDVAFATVEGDKPKIRVFQIMKRNKDILYFATATHKEVYQQLQKNPFVELLAMAGNISVRVKGKALFDVSNNIGKEIYETNPVLIRLYHSYSELVYFRLAISELDYYDLTPTPPIFNHYSL from the coding sequence ATGGAAAATGCTTTAAGTTTTTTATCAGAACACAAAGACGTAGCTTTCGCAACAGTAGAGGGAGATAAACCTAAAATTCGCGTCTTCCAAATAATGAAAAGAAATAAAGACATACTTTATTTTGCAACAGCTACCCATAAAGAAGTTTATCAGCAACTGCAAAAAAATCCTTTTGTGGAATTACTCGCAATGGCTGGAAATATTTCAGTAAGAGTAAAGGGAAAAGCTCTTTTTGATGTTTCCAATAATATAGGAAAAGAAATCTATGAAACAAATCCAGTTCTAATACGCTTATATCATTCATATTCAGAATTAGTTTATTTTCGTCTTGCTATTAGTGAATTGGATTATTACGATTTAACGCCTACACCACCTATTTTTAATCATTATAGTTTGTAA
- a CDS encoding helix-turn-helix domain-containing protein, producing the protein MYIENNEFSEWMQKLYAKLEELCKDIRVLRNADKVLPEDDNLLDNQDLCLLFKVSIKTLQRYRAIGVLPYFTISGKVYYKASDVREFIKERFNVTTLHKFEKEHCTKKKK; encoded by the coding sequence ATGTATATAGAAAATAACGAGTTCAGCGAATGGATGCAGAAATTATATGCCAAGCTGGAAGAACTTTGCAAGGACATACGGGTACTGCGCAATGCAGACAAGGTATTGCCCGAAGATGATAACCTGTTGGATAATCAAGACTTGTGCCTACTGTTCAAAGTAAGTATCAAAACCCTGCAACGCTACCGGGCTATCGGTGTGCTGCCATACTTCACAATCAGCGGAAAAGTGTATTACAAGGCTTCCGATGTCCGGGAGTTCATCAAGGAAAGGTTTAACGTAACCACATTGCACAAGTTCGAGAAAGAACACTGCACGAAGAAAAAGAAGTGA